The following proteins are encoded in a genomic region of Spirosoma sp. SC4-14:
- a CDS encoding sodium:solute symporter family protein, whose product MNTTIDTAVIVIFSAFVLGIGMLFARTGRNLKSFFAGGEAVPWFIGGLSLFMSFFSAGTFVAWGSIAYKYGWVAITIQWTMCIGALVTGLYLAPRWKATGALTAAEFIRERLGLTVQKAYIFIFTLVSIFIKGSVLYPVAKLVSSSLNLPLVPTTIGLGIFMIAYTAVGGLWAVMVTDILQFVVLSAAVFILLPLSFDRVGGFDGFVQAVPNDFFNVLNGEYTLGFVLAFVFYHIAYIGGNWTFVQRYTSVDSPKSARKVAFLFAGLYLISPVIWMMPPMIYHVIDPSLTGLDTENAYLKICQLVLPPGLLGLMLTGMYFSTSASANTALNVVSAVFTNDIYKGLLNPGASDRQLIRVARGSSWVFGLGMIGIALLVPKAGGIVEVVLSISSITGGPLLAPPLWALFSKRLTSRATLWITSIGLAVNLFFKVLSPILLDFKLSRGAETVIGVGLTLVLLMIYELYARSKGLVAEEHFQYQAARQRKRDDVSEATSDQEKEAIAQQNRFGLKVIAGSLVFTALMLFGLGILADAGGSITSIIGGVILLAALIPWRASQRSQSIDEPLPEDVQSK is encoded by the coding sequence TTGAATACAACTATCGATACCGCCGTCATTGTCATTTTCTCGGCTTTTGTGCTGGGAATCGGGATGTTGTTTGCCCGGACAGGACGTAATCTGAAGTCATTTTTTGCGGGTGGCGAAGCCGTTCCCTGGTTCATTGGTGGGCTGTCGTTGTTTATGAGCTTTTTCTCGGCTGGCACCTTCGTTGCCTGGGGAAGTATCGCTTATAAATATGGCTGGGTTGCCATCACCATTCAGTGGACCATGTGCATTGGTGCGCTGGTAACGGGCCTATACCTGGCACCACGCTGGAAAGCGACCGGAGCGCTGACAGCCGCCGAATTTATCCGCGAACGACTCGGCCTAACGGTGCAGAAAGCCTACATTTTCATCTTCACACTGGTCAGCATTTTCATCAAGGGCTCAGTGCTTTATCCGGTGGCTAAGCTGGTAAGTTCGTCGCTGAACCTGCCGCTTGTGCCCACAACCATCGGGCTGGGTATTTTCATGATTGCCTATACCGCCGTTGGAGGTTTATGGGCCGTAATGGTAACTGACATTCTCCAGTTTGTGGTGCTATCGGCAGCCGTATTCATTCTCCTCCCCCTTTCATTTGATCGTGTTGGTGGCTTCGATGGCTTTGTACAGGCCGTTCCCAATGATTTTTTCAATGTCCTGAACGGCGAATACACACTCGGCTTCGTACTCGCTTTTGTCTTTTACCACATCGCTTATATCGGCGGCAACTGGACATTTGTGCAGCGCTATACCAGCGTCGACAGTCCGAAGTCAGCGCGGAAGGTAGCCTTTCTGTTTGCCGGACTTTATTTGATTAGTCCGGTCATCTGGATGATGCCGCCCATGATTTATCATGTTATCGACCCATCGCTGACCGGTCTTGATACAGAAAACGCCTATCTCAAAATCTGCCAGTTAGTTCTTCCGCCGGGTCTGCTGGGCTTAATGCTGACAGGTATGTACTTCTCTACGTCAGCCAGTGCCAATACAGCCCTCAATGTGGTATCGGCGGTATTTACGAATGACATTTACAAGGGCTTACTAAACCCCGGCGCATCGGATCGCCAGCTTATTCGTGTAGCACGAGGCTCGTCCTGGGTTTTCGGTCTGGGCATGATCGGGATTGCTTTACTCGTCCCCAAAGCGGGGGGTATTGTAGAAGTCGTACTGAGTATTTCGTCCATAACGGGTGGACCGTTGCTGGCTCCCCCACTCTGGGCACTGTTCTCGAAACGCCTGACCAGCCGCGCTACGCTCTGGATCACAAGCATCGGTCTGGCCGTAAACCTATTTTTCAAAGTGCTGTCGCCTATCCTGCTCGATTTCAAACTGTCGCGGGGGGCCGAAACAGTAATTGGTGTTGGGCTAACCTTAGTGTTGTTGATGATTTATGAACTCTACGCCCGCTCGAAAGGGCTGGTAGCTGAAGAACACTTTCAGTACCAGGCTGCTCGCCAGCGCAAGCGCGACGATGTATCAGAAGCCACATCCGATCAGGAAAAAGAAGCCATTGCTCAGCAAAACCGATTTGGGCTAAAAGTGATTGCCGGGTCACTGGTGTTCACAGCGCTGATGTTGTTTGGTTTAGGAATATTGGCCGATGCAGGCGGCTCTATCACGTCAATTATTGGTGGCGTAATTCTGCTCGCGGCTCTGATTCCGTGGCGAGCCAGCCAGCGGAGCCAATCAATTGACGAACCACTACCCGAAGATGTTCAATCGAAATAA
- a CDS encoding sugar-binding domain-containing protein: MQPLMTNSRNYKLLTIALLVVGLASSTLAQKTTLDGTWSFRTDPNNEGEQQGWFRPQTATANWDSLPVPGNWDLRNEYAHYVGKGWYRRTFTIPDPGNTHVVRLLFEAVYHDCSVWLNGQKLGENHSGFLPFEFDVTKRLNTNGQNTLVVCADNSLTRGATWNWGGIRRPVSLIISEPVRVVRQHITPSVDLTKKTATVAVRVFLQNHSSQPAEATGTVQLTATNGFTRSLPFNVSIPASTTASALVQTTLTPKETHLWHFDDPFLYTATTSLANGETQRNRFGLRKIEIDNKAYTLKLNGEVIRPMGFNLVPDDRTTGNTLPTWRIKEDIDLLKGLGCTMTRLSHLCLPEEVMDYLDERGMLIISEIPLWGFDRFADPNSATSRNWLTRLITNQYNHPSVIMWSVGNEIGYFPKSLPYVEKAIPYARTVDSTRYLSVVSHTGRFSPDIVDAGDMGLVNGYSQNLASNTRQIHEKHPDKTLFYTEYGIGQMVENLDGNLNAHLLVDSIRNFPYLIGASLWTFNDYRSRFNGTKEGSENRPWGVVDVYRRKKRAYQSIRKEYSPVRELALQLASSSATVMLTPRGALDLPAFPLHGYRLLWKRTDATGKIEQGGLLALPDIRPGDATKTYTVNWQPDNAFAMSIELLSATGDVMTDTTLFLQKPKPAVITYTNGGRTYYNGTSGGGVIRVHFQKNPTATAYKARYGESTLNQETPTTSNDYIDIPKLTLGKTYQVAIVDVNNAGETQSPDVRRIKVDTTQYAPPVIQHIEPADGGFYVGYASPETDYLYRIQVTTQPGNYANARTVQTTDPGTLFVPNLTNGQSYFFRFQRVTDSWSDSDWSEERNVTPDGGQRPVAPVLQGIVRAGRDAVICFEPVAKATGYVLQYQPAGSTAWQQQPISTAQTGRFILTGLDIKKTYQYRLATLNQAGQSTYSASLTVQPNDKVQRNR, translated from the coding sequence ATGCAACCATTAATGACTAATAGCCGGAATTATAAATTATTGACAATTGCCCTGCTGGTGGTCGGCCTGGCCTCTTCCACGCTGGCGCAGAAAACCACCCTGGATGGTACGTGGTCGTTTCGGACCGATCCGAACAACGAAGGTGAACAACAAGGTTGGTTCCGGCCCCAAACCGCTACTGCAAATTGGGATTCATTGCCCGTACCTGGCAACTGGGATTTACGGAATGAGTATGCGCACTATGTCGGGAAAGGGTGGTATCGTCGTACATTTACAATACCTGACCCTGGCAATACGCATGTAGTTCGGCTACTGTTCGAAGCGGTTTATCACGATTGCAGCGTGTGGCTCAACGGTCAGAAACTGGGCGAAAACCACAGCGGTTTTCTGCCTTTTGAATTCGACGTAACGAAGCGGCTGAATACCAACGGTCAAAACACATTGGTCGTTTGCGCCGATAACTCGCTCACGCGGGGAGCCACCTGGAACTGGGGGGGCATTCGTCGGCCTGTTTCATTGATAATCTCGGAGCCGGTTCGAGTTGTCCGGCAGCACATTACGCCTTCGGTCGATTTAACAAAAAAAACGGCAACGGTAGCTGTTCGGGTTTTTCTCCAGAACCACAGTAGTCAACCAGCCGAAGCGACCGGAACGGTGCAGTTAACGGCTACGAATGGTTTTACACGCTCCCTGCCTTTCAACGTAAGCATACCAGCCAGCACCACCGCATCAGCCCTTGTACAAACGACGCTTACGCCCAAAGAAACGCATCTCTGGCATTTCGATGATCCGTTTTTATATACGGCCACTACATCGCTCGCCAACGGTGAAACACAACGTAATCGCTTCGGGCTTCGTAAGATCGAGATCGACAACAAAGCCTATACGCTGAAGCTAAATGGAGAAGTTATCCGGCCAATGGGTTTCAATCTGGTACCCGACGACCGGACGACCGGGAATACCTTGCCCACCTGGCGTATTAAAGAAGATATCGATCTGCTGAAAGGGCTTGGCTGCACCATGACCCGACTGTCGCACCTGTGCCTGCCCGAAGAAGTGATGGATTATCTCGACGAACGCGGTATGCTCATTATTTCCGAGATTCCACTCTGGGGTTTCGATCGATTTGCCGACCCCAACAGTGCTACATCGCGTAACTGGCTCACACGTCTGATCACCAATCAGTATAACCACCCAAGTGTGATTATGTGGAGTGTGGGTAATGAAATCGGCTATTTCCCCAAGTCGCTCCCCTATGTTGAAAAAGCGATTCCGTATGCCAGAACGGTAGATAGCACTCGCTACCTATCGGTTGTGAGTCATACGGGCAGATTCTCGCCCGATATTGTTGATGCTGGCGATATGGGCCTGGTGAACGGTTATAGTCAGAATCTAGCCTCTAACACCCGCCAGATCCACGAAAAGCATCCAGACAAAACGCTTTTCTACACCGAATACGGCATTGGCCAGATGGTCGAAAACCTCGATGGAAATCTGAATGCGCATCTGCTGGTCGACTCCATCCGAAATTTCCCGTACCTGATTGGCGCATCGCTGTGGACGTTTAACGATTATCGGAGCCGGTTCAATGGCACCAAAGAAGGCTCAGAAAACCGGCCGTGGGGCGTTGTCGATGTATACCGACGGAAAAAACGGGCGTATCAGTCAATCCGGAAAGAGTACAGTCCGGTTCGTGAGCTGGCCCTACAGTTGGCCAGCTCATCGGCTACCGTAATGCTGACCCCACGCGGAGCGCTTGACTTGCCAGCCTTTCCATTGCATGGCTACCGGCTGCTCTGGAAACGAACGGATGCGACTGGTAAAATCGAACAGGGTGGCCTGCTGGCGTTGCCCGACATTAGGCCGGGCGATGCCACCAAAACCTATACCGTCAACTGGCAACCCGACAATGCCTTTGCGATGAGCATTGAACTACTCTCCGCTACGGGCGATGTGATGACCGATACGACACTTTTTTTACAAAAACCCAAACCCGCAGTAATAACCTATACTAACGGCGGCCGAACCTATTACAATGGCACAAGCGGTGGTGGTGTGATCCGTGTTCATTTTCAGAAAAACCCAACCGCAACGGCCTATAAAGCCCGCTATGGCGAATCGACTCTGAACCAGGAAACACCAACCACAAGCAACGATTACATTGACATCCCAAAGCTTACACTAGGAAAAACCTATCAGGTCGCTATCGTTGACGTGAATAATGCGGGCGAAACACAATCGCCGGATGTTCGTCGGATAAAAGTCGATACAACGCAATACGCACCGCCCGTGATTCAGCATATTGAGCCCGCCGACGGCGGTTTCTACGTCGGCTACGCCAGTCCCGAGACAGACTACCTCTACCGAATTCAGGTGACCACCCAACCGGGAAATTATGCCAATGCCCGCACGGTACAGACCACCGATCCCGGTACGCTGTTCGTGCCAAACTTAACCAATGGTCAGTCGTATTTTTTCCGATTCCAGCGCGTAACCGACAGTTGGAGCGACAGCGATTGGTCGGAAGAACGCAATGTGACGCCCGATGGAGGTCAACGCCCGGTTGCTCCGGTTTTGCAGGGAATCGTTCGGGCTGGGCGCGATGCTGTCATTTGCTTCGAACCGGTTGCCAAAGCAACAGGCTATGTGCTCCAATACCAGCCAGCGGGGTCAACTGCGTGGCAACAGCAACCGATTTCTACGGCTCAAACCGGTCGGTTTATCCTCACAGGATTAGATATCAAAAAGACATATCAGTACCGGCTTGCTACACTAAATCAGGCTGGTCAATCAACCTATTCAGCAAGTTTAACTGTTCAACCGAATGATAAAGTCCAACGCAACCGATAA
- a CDS encoding FAD-dependent oxidoreductase — MIKSNATDKRTLKTIRHEADLIVVGGGLSGVCSAITAARAGTKVVLVQDRPVLGGNASSEVRLWVLGATSHMGNNNRWAREGGVIDELLLENWYRNPEGNPLIFDTILLEKVASEPTIKLLLNTAVYEVEKSDADTISGLKAFCSQNSTAYELIAPLFCDASGDGIVGFQAGAAFRMGAESMEEFGEKFAPSAEYGELLGHSMYFYTKDTGRPVRFVPPAYALNDITKIPRYRRFNAQEYGCQLWWLEYGGRLDTVHDTEEIKWELWKVVYGVWNYIKNSGQFPEAETMTLEWVGQIPGKRESRRFEGDYMLRQQDIVEQREHTDAVAFGGWSIDLHPADGVFSEKPGCNQWHSKGIYQIPYRCLYSHNIRNLFLAGRIISASHVAFGSSRVMGTSANVGQAVGMAAALCAKAGLQPRDLTEQQRMASLQTELLRIGHYIPGLRLHDEQDLAHRAKLTASSELILNSLPPDGPMVTLNHPAAQMLPLAAGPIPQLTAFVSADQDTELVVELRKSSKSGNHTPDVTLQTLTLPISKGRHDIELPFDAQLDRPDYVFVCFLKNKHIQLQHSQLRVTGVLSVFNKTNPAVSNYGKQEPTEDIGVDTFEFWCPERRPKGHNIALKIANGIRLFQAENVRNGIQRPISQPNAWVAAPNDPNPTLTLQWPEQKSISRIELFFDSDFDHPLESVIMIHPETASPFCVREYILCNDRNERIYHQTENHQSRNTIRFEQPQETSSLTIHLKAMNGNAPAALMEIRVYE; from the coding sequence ATGATAAAGTCCAACGCAACCGATAAACGAACGTTAAAAACTATCCGACACGAGGCCGATCTGATTGTAGTTGGCGGAGGCTTATCGGGTGTATGTAGTGCCATTACGGCGGCTCGGGCGGGCACAAAGGTGGTACTGGTGCAGGATCGGCCCGTGTTGGGTGGCAACGCATCGAGCGAGGTGCGCTTATGGGTCCTTGGCGCTACATCGCATATGGGCAATAATAACCGCTGGGCCCGCGAAGGGGGCGTTATCGACGAACTACTTCTCGAAAACTGGTATCGAAATCCCGAAGGGAATCCGCTGATTTTCGATACAATTCTGCTCGAAAAAGTTGCTAGTGAACCTACCATCAAGCTACTGCTCAATACGGCGGTATATGAAGTCGAAAAATCGGACGCCGACACCATTAGTGGTCTGAAAGCTTTTTGCAGCCAGAACAGTACAGCTTATGAGCTGATAGCTCCTTTGTTCTGCGATGCATCGGGCGATGGAATTGTGGGCTTTCAGGCGGGGGCTGCCTTTCGGATGGGTGCCGAATCGATGGAAGAGTTCGGCGAAAAATTTGCGCCCTCGGCCGAGTACGGCGAATTGCTGGGCCACTCGATGTATTTTTATACAAAAGATACCGGACGCCCGGTTCGCTTTGTTCCTCCCGCTTATGCGCTGAACGACATCACAAAAATTCCACGTTACCGGCGGTTTAATGCACAGGAATACGGTTGTCAGTTGTGGTGGCTCGAATACGGCGGGCGACTGGATACGGTGCACGACACGGAGGAGATTAAATGGGAATTGTGGAAGGTAGTGTACGGGGTCTGGAATTACATTAAGAATTCGGGGCAGTTTCCCGAAGCCGAAACCATGACGCTCGAATGGGTTGGCCAAATACCCGGCAAACGCGAAAGCCGACGGTTCGAAGGCGACTATATGCTACGCCAGCAGGACATAGTAGAACAGCGCGAACATACCGACGCCGTGGCGTTTGGTGGCTGGAGCATCGATCTACATCCGGCCGATGGGGTCTTTAGCGAAAAACCGGGCTGCAATCAGTGGCATAGCAAAGGCATTTATCAGATTCCATACCGGTGCCTCTATTCGCATAACATCCGTAACCTGTTTCTGGCCGGACGAATTATTTCAGCCTCACACGTTGCCTTTGGCTCCTCGCGCGTAATGGGCACCAGCGCCAACGTTGGGCAGGCAGTTGGTATGGCTGCTGCCTTGTGTGCAAAGGCAGGTCTGCAACCGCGCGATCTTACGGAGCAGCAGCGGATGGCTTCCCTACAAACAGAGTTGCTTCGTATTGGCCATTACATACCCGGACTCAGGTTGCACGATGAACAGGATCTGGCACATCGGGCCAAACTGACGGCATCCAGCGAACTGATACTGAACAGCCTCCCACCGGATGGTCCGATGGTTACGCTGAATCATCCGGCGGCTCAGATGCTACCGCTAGCGGCTGGCCCGATTCCGCAGTTGACAGCCTTTGTATCGGCCGATCAGGATACCGAACTAGTCGTTGAGCTACGGAAAAGCAGCAAATCCGGTAATCACACCCCTGATGTTACGCTACAGACTCTGACACTGCCCATTAGTAAGGGCAGGCACGATATTGAGTTGCCTTTCGATGCTCAACTGGATCGGCCAGATTATGTGTTTGTATGCTTCCTGAAAAACAAACACATACAGCTACAGCACAGTCAATTGCGCGTAACGGGCGTTTTGTCGGTATTTAACAAAACAAATCCAGCCGTTTCGAACTATGGCAAACAGGAACCAACCGAAGATATTGGCGTCGATACGTTTGAGTTCTGGTGCCCCGAACGACGACCGAAAGGCCATAACATTGCGCTGAAAATAGCCAATGGCATTCGGCTGTTTCAGGCCGAAAATGTGCGCAATGGTATTCAGCGGCCCATTAGCCAACCCAATGCCTGGGTAGCCGCTCCGAACGACCCGAATCCGACGTTGACGTTACAATGGCCCGAGCAGAAGTCGATCAGCCGGATTGAGTTATTTTTCGATAGCGATTTCGACCATCCACTCGAATCAGTCATCATGATTCATCCCGAAACGGCCTCGCCATTCTGCGTTCGGGAATATATTCTCTGTAATGACCGCAATGAACGAATTTATCACCAGACCGAAAATCATCAGAGCCGCAACACGATCCGGTTTGAACAGCCGCAGGAGACAAGCAGCCTGACCATCCATCTGAAAGCCATGAACGGCAACGCTCCTGCTGCCCTGATGGAGATCAGGGTGTATGAGTAG
- a CDS encoding SDR family oxidoreductase yields the protein MEQQQAVPGASQSIYPGVFSLEGKLALITGGGSGIGFDIARCMVSAGARVVITGRREQPLQEAIKTLNDGSSDTQAHYMVNDVTDRALLDGLVEAIETTYGPIDILVNNAGVNMKKPALEVSDEDFDRIVHTNLNSVFSLTRACAQRMMARQRGSIIMISSMAAYYGIDRVVAYAASKSAVEGMVKVLASEFSGNGVRVNSIAPGFIETAMSKTAMSGDPDRFARAMRRTPMGAFGKPEDIGWAAVFLASEAAKYITGASLPVDGGNSIGF from the coding sequence ATGGAACAGCAACAGGCGGTGCCGGGCGCATCGCAATCAATATATCCTGGCGTTTTTTCGCTCGAAGGCAAGCTGGCACTAATTACGGGCGGTGGTAGTGGTATTGGGTTCGACATTGCTCGTTGTATGGTATCCGCCGGTGCGCGTGTCGTCATAACCGGTCGTCGGGAACAGCCGTTGCAGGAGGCCATTAAAACCTTGAACGATGGCAGCTCCGATACTCAGGCTCACTATATGGTCAACGATGTTACCGACCGGGCGTTGCTGGACGGTCTGGTGGAGGCCATCGAAACAACGTATGGACCCATCGATATTCTGGTCAACAATGCCGGTGTTAATATGAAAAAACCCGCCCTGGAGGTCAGCGACGAGGATTTTGACCGCATTGTGCATACTAACCTGAATTCGGTTTTTAGTCTGACGCGTGCCTGTGCGCAACGCATGATGGCCCGTCAGCGCGGATCAATTATCATGATCTCGTCGATGGCTGCCTACTATGGTATCGACCGGGTTGTGGCGTATGCAGCCTCTAAATCAGCGGTTGAAGGAATGGTTAAAGTGCTGGCGTCGGAGTTTTCGGGCAATGGCGTTCGGGTCAATTCCATTGCGCCCGGATTTATTGAAACCGCCATGAGCAAAACGGCCATGAGTGGCGATCCCGACCGGTTTGCCCGCGCCATGCGCCGTACGCCAATGGGCGCATTCGGTAAACCCGAAGATATTGGCTGGGCGGCTGTTTTTCTGGCTTCCGAAGCCGCCAAATACATTACGGGCGCGTCGCTGCCGGTCGATGGCGGTAATTCAATCGGGTTTTAG
- a CDS encoding ThuA domain-containing protein, with product MNRSILLLFFTLFFAHTGWSANDVNWKKVRVLVYTKNGKGYVHDNIPSAVACIQKLGQQHGFKVDVSDQPAVFTEDNLKQYTALVFPSTNNDVFDTDAQRLAFRRYIEAGGGFVGIHSVMGTERNWTWFKRMLGGTFAWHPHFQKLRLNIIDSKHPSMQGLPNVWEKEDECYFSKDMTPGPTVVMVHDLTSLTPQNQEEKEKITTNRGSFTELYPAAWYYNFDGGYTWCTALGHNKKDYSDPTFTQHIFQGLRFVAGQVKKLDFTKAYADSRDTPIR from the coding sequence ATGAACCGTTCCATTCTACTTCTCTTTTTTACCCTTTTCTTTGCCCATACTGGCTGGTCGGCCAACGATGTCAACTGGAAGAAGGTGCGTGTGCTGGTCTATACTAAAAACGGTAAGGGTTATGTGCACGACAACATTCCATCGGCTGTTGCCTGCATTCAGAAGTTGGGTCAGCAGCATGGTTTTAAAGTCGATGTGTCCGATCAGCCTGCGGTTTTTACGGAAGATAATCTGAAGCAATATACGGCTCTGGTTTTCCCGAGTACGAACAACGATGTGTTCGACACCGATGCCCAGCGACTGGCGTTTCGGCGGTATATCGAAGCCGGTGGCGGTTTTGTTGGTATTCATTCTGTAATGGGCACCGAGCGCAACTGGACCTGGTTTAAACGAATGCTGGGCGGTACGTTTGCGTGGCATCCGCACTTTCAGAAACTGCGTCTTAACATCATCGATTCGAAGCATCCGTCGATGCAGGGGTTGCCCAACGTCTGGGAAAAAGAGGATGAATGTTATTTCTCGAAAGACATGACACCGGGGCCAACCGTTGTGATGGTGCATGACCTGACTTCGTTAACTCCGCAGAATCAGGAAGAAAAAGAAAAAATAACGACAAATCGGGGGTCGTTTACCGAACTCTACCCAGCCGCCTGGTACTACAATTTCGATGGTGGCTATACCTGGTGTACGGCCCTCGGACATAACAAAAAAGATTACTCCGATCCCACATTTACGCAACATATTTTTCAGGGGCTACGCTTTGTTGCTGGTCAGGTAAAGAAACTCGATTTCACAAAAGCCTACGCCGATTCACGCGATACACCGATTCGGTAA
- a CDS encoding Gfo/Idh/MocA family oxidoreductase, with translation MNNSQDNRRKFLKESVATAAGLIMVPGFSDAAFNMPPRVVMEEDSQPLIAPKAGRIKFAVIGMNHGHIYGQVEATIRGGGELISFYSKEPDLAAAFAKRYPQAKQAKSEQEILDDKSIQLVLSSIIPDERAPLGIRVMKAGKDYMSDKPGITTLEQLAEVRRVQKATKRIYSIMYSERLENKATVKAGELVQAGAIGKVIQTIGLGPHRITPQSRPDWFFDRKRFGGIICDIGSHQFDQFLFFTGSNKADIVASQVGNTSHPQYPNFEDFGDVMLRGNAGVGYIRVDWFTPDGLKSWGDGRLTILGTEGFIEIRKNIDPGGREGGNHLFLTDNKETRYYDCSKVVLPYGQLLVDDVLNRTETAMSQEHCFLATELALKAQKQAQMIHLTAKS, from the coding sequence ATGAATAATTCACAGGATAATCGACGTAAGTTTTTAAAAGAATCGGTTGCTACGGCGGCTGGTCTGATAATGGTACCGGGCTTTTCAGACGCAGCATTCAACATGCCCCCGCGAGTGGTTATGGAAGAAGATTCCCAGCCGCTGATTGCTCCGAAAGCGGGCCGCATCAAGTTTGCGGTCATCGGTATGAACCACGGCCATATTTACGGGCAGGTAGAAGCCACCATCCGGGGTGGGGGCGAACTGATTTCGTTCTATTCCAAAGAGCCCGATCTGGCGGCAGCCTTTGCCAAGCGGTATCCGCAGGCGAAACAGGCCAAAAGCGAGCAGGAGATTCTGGACGATAAGTCGATTCAACTGGTGCTCAGCTCAATCATTCCCGACGAACGGGCTCCACTGGGCATTCGGGTGATGAAGGCCGGAAAAGATTATATGTCCGACAAGCCGGGTATCACCACGCTGGAACAACTGGCCGAAGTTCGGCGGGTTCAGAAGGCGACAAAGCGGATTTATTCGATCATGTACAGCGAGCGCCTTGAAAACAAAGCGACTGTAAAAGCAGGAGAGCTCGTTCAGGCAGGGGCCATTGGCAAAGTGATTCAGACCATCGGGCTTGGCCCACACCGCATTACGCCCCAATCGCGGCCCGACTGGTTTTTTGATCGCAAACGATTTGGGGGCATCATCTGCGATATTGGCTCGCATCAGTTCGATCAGTTTTTGTTCTTTACGGGGTCTAACAAAGCCGATATTGTTGCCTCGCAGGTAGGAAATACCAGTCACCCGCAGTACCCGAACTTCGAAGATTTTGGCGATGTCATGCTCCGGGGTAATGCAGGGGTTGGCTACATCCGGGTCGACTGGTTTACGCCCGATGGGCTAAAATCGTGGGGCGACGGACGTCTGACTATTCTGGGTACGGAAGGCTTTATCGAAATTCGGAAGAACATTGATCCCGGCGGACGCGAGGGTGGCAATCACCTGTTTCTGACCGACAACAAAGAAACCCGCTACTATGATTGTAGTAAGGTCGTGTTGCCATACGGTCAATTGCTTGTCGACGATGTGCTGAATCGTACCGAAACGGCCATGTCGCAGGAGCACTGTTTTCTGGCTACCGAACTGGCGCTGAAAGCCCAGAAACAGGCTCAAATGATTCACCTGACCGCTAAAAGCTAG